From Streptomyces griseorubiginosus, one genomic window encodes:
- a CDS encoding LLM class flavin-dependent oxidoreductase, producing MSSLIAATRFSVLDRSRTREGGTNAQALQDTVQLARELEQLGYHRFWVSEHHGVPGVAGSAPTVLAAAVASATDTIRVGTGGVMLPNHQPLVVAEQFGVLESLFPGRIDMGLGRSVGFTDGVRKALGRGKDDADDFAVQLQELLGWFRGTSPTGVRARPAEGLTVPPFVLAMGEGAGIAARAGLPMVIGDLRNRDRMQRGIEHYRSHFRPSPWAAEPYVVISGTVAVAATPDEARRLLIPEAWSMAYSRTHGTFPPLPPADRVEGLTMTTKERGFYESGLTGHIAGTEEQVAHELETVLKETGAQEILVTTSTYDREALLDSYRRLARVAGSGTAPSA from the coding sequence GTGAGCTCTCTGATCGCCGCCACCCGCTTCTCCGTCCTCGACCGCTCCCGGACCCGCGAGGGCGGCACGAACGCGCAGGCGCTCCAGGACACCGTCCAGCTGGCGCGGGAACTGGAGCAGCTCGGCTACCACCGTTTCTGGGTCTCGGAGCACCACGGGGTCCCGGGGGTCGCCGGCTCCGCGCCGACAGTCCTGGCCGCCGCTGTGGCCTCCGCCACCGACACCATCCGGGTCGGTACCGGCGGTGTGATGCTGCCCAACCACCAACCCCTGGTCGTCGCCGAGCAGTTCGGGGTGCTGGAGTCGCTCTTCCCCGGCCGGATCGACATGGGCCTGGGCCGCTCGGTCGGCTTCACCGACGGCGTGCGCAAGGCGCTGGGGCGCGGCAAGGACGACGCCGACGACTTCGCCGTACAGCTTCAGGAGTTGCTGGGCTGGTTCCGCGGCACCTCCCCGACGGGGGTGCGGGCCCGCCCCGCCGAGGGCCTGACCGTGCCGCCGTTCGTGCTGGCCATGGGCGAGGGTGCCGGGATCGCGGCCCGCGCGGGCCTGCCGATGGTCATCGGCGACCTGAGGAACCGCGACAGGATGCAGCGCGGCATCGAGCACTACCGCAGCCACTTCCGCCCCTCCCCCTGGGCCGCCGAACCGTACGTCGTGATCTCCGGCACGGTCGCGGTCGCGGCCACCCCCGACGAGGCCCGCCGCCTGCTGATCCCGGAGGCCTGGTCGATGGCGTACTCCCGCACCCACGGCACCTTCCCGCCCCTCCCACCCGCCGACCGCGTGGAGGGCCTCACGATGACGACGAAGGAGCGCGGCTTCTACGAGTCCGGCCTCACCGGCCACATCGCGGGCACCGAGGAGCAGGTCGCCCACGAACTGGAGACGGTCCTGAAGGAGACGGGCGCCCAGGAGATCCTGGTCACGACCAGCACGTACGACCGCGAGGCCCTGCTGGACTCCTACCGGCGGCTGGCGCGGGTCGCGGGCAGTGGTACGGCTCCCTCCGCGTAG
- a CDS encoding DNA polymerase beta superfamily protein: MTVQNILLSGIVGSTAYGLAREGSDVDRLGMFAAPTASLLGLHTPRESHVTTAPDRTLHEAAKWCRLALGGNPTVMELAWLPDELYEVRTPLGDELIGIRGAFLSAQRVRDAYLGYAGQQFRKLESRAGDHRTAKHARHLKRLCHQGLELYTTGRLTVRVEDPEEYHRFGDSVAADPASARSLLAHYESAFAETRSALPDRPDEAPVEAWLLRVRAEFYATAA; encoded by the coding sequence GTGACCGTCCAGAACATCCTGCTCTCCGGCATCGTCGGCTCGACCGCGTACGGACTCGCCCGCGAGGGCTCCGACGTGGACCGGCTCGGCATGTTCGCCGCGCCCACCGCGAGCCTGCTCGGCCTGCACACCCCGAGGGAGTCCCACGTCACGACGGCACCGGACCGCACCCTGCACGAGGCGGCGAAGTGGTGCCGGCTCGCCCTCGGCGGCAACCCCACCGTGATGGAGCTGGCGTGGTTGCCGGACGAGCTGTACGAGGTGCGCACCCCGCTGGGCGATGAACTCATCGGCATCCGGGGGGCGTTCCTCAGTGCCCAGCGGGTCCGGGACGCCTATCTCGGGTACGCCGGCCAGCAGTTCAGGAAGCTGGAGAGCCGCGCGGGCGACCACCGCACCGCCAAGCACGCCCGGCACCTGAAGCGGCTCTGCCACCAGGGCCTGGAGCTCTACACCACCGGACGGCTCACCGTGCGGGTCGAGGACCCCGAGGAGTACCACCGCTTCGGTGACTCCGTCGCCGCCGATCCGGCCTCCGCCCGGTCGCTGCTCGCGCACTACGAGAGCGCCTTCGCCGAGACCCGCAGCGCGCTGCCCGACCGGCCCGACGAGGCACCGGTCGAGGCGTGGCTGCTGCGGGTGCGGGCGGAGTTCTACGCCACGGCGGCGTGA